The Metabacillus schmidteae genome has a segment encoding these proteins:
- the spoVK gene encoding stage V sporulation protein K has translation MERDQAVTYKTNGQINIILNNQSKEKLEASSSSYDLKIPKSEVKHAVLKEIEEEMSSLVGMNEMKRMIKEIYAWIFINKKREEQGLKAGKQALHMMFKGNPGTGKTTVARLVGKLFFQMNVLSKGHLIEAERADLVGEYIGHTAQKTRDLIKKALGGILFIDEAYSLARGGEKDFGKEAIDTLVKHMEDKQHDFVLILAGYPREMEHFLSLNPGLLSRFPLVVDFPDYSVDDLIEISNLMMAEREYKFHQDAAIKLKEHLMGVKSVTHPSKFSNGRYVRNIIEKSIRSQAMRLLLTDKYNREDLLTIRSQDLVFSDEK, from the coding sequence TTGGAACGGGATCAAGCAGTCACATATAAAACAAATGGACAGATTAACATAATCCTAAACAATCAGTCAAAAGAAAAGTTAGAAGCAAGTTCTTCTTCATATGATTTAAAGATTCCTAAGTCTGAGGTTAAACACGCAGTTTTAAAGGAAATTGAAGAAGAAATGAGCTCACTTGTTGGCATGAATGAAATGAAAAGAATGATAAAAGAAATTTATGCGTGGATTTTTATTAATAAAAAACGTGAAGAACAGGGGTTGAAAGCAGGCAAACAAGCACTTCATATGATGTTTAAAGGCAATCCAGGAACGGGAAAAACAACTGTAGCAAGACTTGTTGGCAAATTATTTTTTCAAATGAATGTCCTTTCTAAAGGTCATCTTATTGAAGCAGAACGTGCTGACCTTGTCGGAGAATATATCGGTCACACCGCTCAAAAAACAAGAGATTTAATAAAAAAAGCTCTAGGAGGAATTTTATTTATTGATGAAGCGTATTCCCTAGCAAGAGGTGGAGAAAAGGATTTCGGGAAAGAAGCAATCGATACATTGGTTAAACATATGGAAGATAAGCAGCATGATTTTGTCTTAATATTAGCCGGATATCCTCGAGAAATGGAACATTTCTTATCATTGAATCCAGGTTTATTGTCCAGGTTTCCGTTAGTCGTTGATTTTCCAGATTATTCAGTTGACGATTTAATCGAAATATCAAATCTAATGATGGCAGAAAGAGAATATAAGTTTCATCAAGATGCGGCAATAAAACTTAAAGAACATTTAATGGGTGTTAAATCAGTGACACATCCATCGAAATTCAGTAATGGCCGATATGTTCGAAACATAATAGAGAAATCAATTCGATCGCAAGCGATGAGGTTATTATTAACTGACAAATATAATAGAGAAGATCTATTGACTATAAGAAGTCAGGATTTAGTCTTTTCAGATGAAAAATAA
- a CDS encoding trimeric intracellular cation channel family protein, with protein MTWEVLSIIGTIAFAISGAIVAMEEEYDILGVYILGIVTAFGGGAIRNLLIGVPISALWEQGLLFQIALLAMTLVFLFPHRLLKHWHKWGNLTDAIGLSAFAIQGALYAVEMEHPISATIVAAVLTGSGGGIIRDLLAGRKPLVLRAEIYAFWAIIAGFLIGFKVVDQSIELYILFILIVVFRVLSYTYKWRLPNRSFQVPSNKNTMSG; from the coding sequence ATGACTTGGGAAGTATTAAGTATTATTGGTACCATAGCATTTGCAATAAGTGGAGCAATTGTGGCAATGGAAGAGGAATATGATATTTTAGGTGTTTATATTTTAGGAATTGTCACTGCTTTTGGTGGTGGTGCCATTCGAAATCTTTTAATTGGGGTTCCTATTTCAGCATTATGGGAGCAAGGACTTTTGTTTCAAATTGCTCTTTTGGCTATGACACTGGTATTTCTCTTTCCACATCGCTTATTAAAGCACTGGCATAAATGGGGAAACCTTACTGATGCGATTGGACTTTCTGCATTCGCCATACAAGGTGCTTTATATGCAGTTGAAATGGAGCATCCTATAAGTGCGACCATTGTTGCGGCTGTGTTAACCGGAAGTGGTGGAGGAATAATCAGAGACTTGTTAGCAGGAAGAAAACCGCTCGTACTAAGAGCTGAAATATATGCATTTTGGGCAATCATTGCGGGGTTCCTAATCGGTTTCAAGGTAGTGGATCAATCAATCGAACTGTATATTCTTTTTATTCTCATTGTTGTATTTCGTGTTCTGTCTTATACCTATAAATGGCGACTACCGAACCGAAGTTTCCAAGTACCTTCAAATAAAAATACAATGTCAGGCTGA
- the hfq gene encoding RNA chaperone Hfq: MKQSINIQDQVLNTLRKDGTFVTVFLLNGFQLRGLVKGFDNFTVLLETEGKQQLIYKHAISTFSPQKNIQIDLEQ, encoded by the coding sequence ATGAAGCAATCAATTAATATTCAGGATCAGGTACTTAATACATTACGTAAGGATGGGACATTTGTTACAGTCTTTTTACTAAATGGTTTTCAATTAAGAGGCCTTGTAAAAGGATTTGATAATTTCACCGTATTATTAGAAACAGAAGGAAAACAGCAACTAATTTATAAACATGCAATTTCTACATTTTCACCACAAAAAAATATTCAAATTGACTTAGAGCAGTAA
- the miaA gene encoding tRNA (adenosine(37)-N6)-dimethylallyltransferase MiaA yields the protein MDRKKLVVIIGPTAVGKTKLSIEIAHRLNGEIISGDSMQIYKGMDIGTAKITKEEMEGVPHHLIDIKEPDDDYSVAEFQETVRPLIDVIMDKNKMPMIVGGTGLYIQSVLYDYQFTESPSDPEFRKRLELELQQKGEQAIHQLLAQVDPESAKKIHPNNTRRVIRALEIFHCTNIPMDDHLKQQENKLLYDVALIGLTMDRDVLYQRINHRVDLMVKNGLMNEVKHFYDLGLRDTQSIKAIGYKEIYDYFDGKVSYDEALNQLKQNSRRYAKRQLTWFRNKLDVNWFDMTPPLKHEQMVDEIFSYIAGKLKL from the coding sequence TTGGATAGAAAGAAACTCGTTGTCATCATTGGACCAACAGCAGTTGGGAAAACTAAACTTAGTATTGAAATTGCACATCGATTAAATGGAGAAATAATCAGTGGAGATTCAATGCAAATTTATAAAGGAATGGACATAGGAACAGCTAAGATAACCAAAGAAGAAATGGAAGGGGTTCCACATCATCTTATTGACATTAAAGAACCTGATGATGATTATTCAGTTGCTGAATTCCAAGAAACAGTCAGACCATTAATTGATGTAATAATGGATAAAAACAAGATGCCGATGATAGTTGGTGGGACTGGCCTTTACATACAATCTGTACTATATGATTATCAGTTTACAGAGTCTCCATCTGATCCAGAATTTCGAAAAAGGCTGGAATTAGAACTGCAGCAAAAAGGTGAGCAGGCGATTCATCAATTATTAGCTCAAGTGGATCCTGAGTCTGCCAAAAAGATACATCCGAATAACACAAGAAGAGTAATTAGAGCTCTTGAGATTTTCCATTGTACAAACATTCCGATGGACGATCACCTAAAACAACAGGAAAATAAGTTGTTGTATGATGTTGCTTTAATTGGTTTAACAATGGATCGCGATGTTTTGTATCAACGTATTAATCACCGGGTGGATTTAATGGTTAAAAATGGTCTCATGAATGAAGTAAAACACTTCTATGATCTGGGATTGAGAGATACACAGTCAATAAAAGCAATTGGATATAAAGAAATATATGACTATTTTGATGGAAAAGTATCGTATGATGAAGCACTGAATCAATTAAAACAAAACTCTAGAAGATATGCCAAACGTCAATTAACATGGTTTCGAAACAAACTTGATGTCAACTGGTTTGATATGACACCACCGTTAAAACATGAACAAATGGTGGATGAAATTTTTTCATACATAGCAGGAAAGCTTAAACTTTAA
- the mutS gene encoding DNA mismatch repair protein MutS produces MATYTPMIQQYLKIKADYEDAFLFFRLGDFYEMFFQDAISASQELEITLTSRDGGGEERIPMCGVPYHSAPNYIEQLISKGFKVAICEQTEDPKQAKGVVRREVVQLITPGTVMDGKGIQDKENNYIASISVFENQFGLALSDLTTGENLVALCMSFDELLNEIYSVGAKEIVISNDLAEEWKKQIIDRCQATLSYQPQSLIPDNFKSLLSDVNDDRLGTTFAKLITYLERTQKRSLDHLQNVKVYYLQDAMKIDLFSKRNLELTETIRSKGKKGSLLWLLDETKTAMGGRLLKQWVDKPLVNREQIEERLMMVETLIDHYFEREELRELLKEVYDLERLAGRVAFGNVNARDLIQLKKSLQQVPSIVELCSGLQNDHFTLRKLDSCTDLAALLEESIIDHPPLSVKEGNIIKDGYHQQLDQYRDASRNGKTWIAQLEQQERQKTGIKSLKIGYNKVFGYYIEVTRANLHLLEEGMYERKQTLSNAERFITPALKEKESLILEAEEKIVELEYQLFTEIREKIKQYIPRLQELAKRISELDVLQCFATVSENRHYCKPHFSKNNELFIKDGRHPVVEKVMDSQEYVANDCYFSKERQMLLITGPNMSGKSTYMRQVALTVILAQIGCYVPASEAVLPIFDQIFTRIGAADDLISGQSTFMVEMLEAKNAIAHATSQSLILFDEIGRGTSTYDGMALAQAIIEHIHEQIGAKTLFSTHYHELTILETQLSSLKNIHVKAIEENGKVVFLHKIEEGAADKSYGIHVAELAELPGSLIMRAKQILTELEQDRTDSQVLPQMKKPVVKEESHEDSQLSLFPDEKPVLVKEPVLTKKEKSVLELLKSLNLLEMTPLDAMNELYQLQKKVK; encoded by the coding sequence ATTTAAGGTAGCAATTTGTGAGCAAACAGAAGATCCAAAGCAGGCAAAGGGTGTCGTAAGAAGAGAAGTTGTCCAGCTTATTACACCTGGTACTGTGATGGATGGGAAAGGCATTCAAGACAAAGAGAATAATTATATTGCTTCCATTTCTGTTTTCGAAAATCAATTTGGTTTAGCTCTTAGTGATTTAACAACAGGCGAAAACCTGGTTGCTCTTTGCATGAGTTTTGATGAGCTGCTGAATGAGATTTACTCTGTTGGTGCAAAAGAAATAGTAATATCAAATGATTTAGCGGAAGAGTGGAAAAAACAAATAATTGATCGCTGTCAAGCAACATTGTCCTATCAGCCACAATCTCTTATTCCGGACAACTTTAAATCATTACTCAGTGATGTAAATGATGACCGTCTTGGTACAACATTTGCAAAGCTTATCACATATCTTGAACGGACCCAAAAGCGTAGTCTTGATCATTTACAAAATGTAAAAGTGTATTATCTCCAAGACGCAATGAAAATTGACCTGTTTTCAAAACGGAATCTTGAGTTAACGGAAACCATTCGTTCTAAAGGGAAAAAAGGCTCCTTGCTATGGCTCTTAGATGAAACGAAAACAGCGATGGGAGGCAGATTGTTAAAACAGTGGGTAGACAAGCCTCTTGTTAATCGTGAACAAATAGAAGAACGATTGATGATGGTTGAAACATTAATAGATCATTATTTTGAGAGAGAAGAGTTAAGAGAGCTTCTTAAAGAGGTATATGACCTTGAAAGATTAGCAGGCAGGGTGGCGTTTGGAAACGTAAATGCGAGAGATTTAATCCAATTAAAAAAATCATTACAACAGGTTCCTTCCATTGTGGAGCTTTGTTCAGGCTTACAGAATGACCACTTCACTTTAAGGAAACTTGACTCTTGTACTGACTTAGCAGCACTCCTTGAAGAAAGTATCATTGATCATCCACCCCTTTCTGTTAAAGAAGGAAATATAATAAAAGATGGATACCATCAGCAATTAGATCAATATCGTGATGCCAGTCGCAACGGAAAGACATGGATTGCTCAATTAGAGCAGCAAGAGCGTCAAAAAACAGGGATCAAGTCGTTAAAAATTGGCTATAACAAAGTGTTCGGCTATTATATCGAAGTAACAAGAGCAAATCTTCACCTTTTAGAAGAAGGCATGTATGAAAGAAAACAAACCTTATCAAATGCTGAGCGATTTATTACACCGGCTCTTAAGGAAAAAGAATCACTAATATTAGAGGCAGAAGAGAAAATTGTTGAACTTGAATATCAATTATTTACTGAAATTCGTGAGAAGATTAAGCAATATATTCCTAGACTACAAGAATTGGCTAAACGTATAAGTGAACTAGATGTGTTACAATGCTTTGCGACAGTAAGTGAAAACCGACATTATTGTAAGCCTCATTTTTCTAAGAATAACGAGTTATTTATAAAAGACGGTCGTCATCCAGTTGTTGAAAAAGTGATGGATTCCCAAGAATATGTTGCGAATGATTGCTATTTCAGTAAAGAACGTCAAATGTTGCTAATTACAGGACCAAACATGTCGGGTAAGAGCACGTATATGCGTCAAGTAGCATTAACGGTGATATTAGCACAAATCGGATGTTATGTACCTGCCTCTGAAGCAGTGCTGCCGATTTTTGATCAAATTTTCACGAGAATTGGAGCAGCAGATGATCTCATTTCAGGTCAAAGTACATTTATGGTGGAAATGCTGGAAGCGAAAAATGCAATTGCTCATGCTACTTCACAAAGTTTAATTCTTTTTGATGAAATTGGAAGAGGTACATCAACCTATGATGGGATGGCACTTGCCCAAGCAATTATTGAACATATACACGAACAAATTGGTGCAAAAACATTATTCTCAACACATTATCATGAGCTAACAATACTTGAAACACAATTAAGCTCATTAAAAAATATTCACGTTAAAGCGATTGAAGAGAATGGTAAAGTTGTGTTTCTACACAAAATTGAAGAGGGCGCAGCAGATAAAAGCTATGGTATTCATGTTGCAGAGCTTGCGGAGCTTCCAGGTTCACTCATTATGAGAGCTAAACAGATTTTAACAGAATTAGAACAAGATCGTACAGATTCTCAAGTACTGCCTCAAATGAAAAAACCAGTGGTGAAAGAGGAATCTCATGAGGATTCACAGCTATCTTTATTCCCTGATGAAAAACCGGTCCTTGTAAAAGAACCAGTTTTGACTAAAAAGGAGAAATCCGTTCTTGAACTATTAAAATCGTTGAATCTGTTAGAAATGACACCTCTTGATGCGATGAATGAACTTTATCAGTTACAAAAAAAGGTAAAATAG
- the mutL gene encoding DNA mismatch repair endonuclease MutL produces MGKIIRLDDMLSNKIAAGEVVERPASVVKELLENAIDANSTVVEIDIEEAGLSKIRIVDNGDGIEPDDCLNAFHRHATSKIKDENDLFRIRTLGFRGEALPSIASVSLLEMKTSTGEGAGTHLILTGGKIEKHESTSSRKGTDITVRNLFFNTPARLKYMKTVHTELGNISDIVNRIALAHPEVSIRLVHNGKKLLHTTGNGDVRQVLASIYGLSIAKKMKKLSLESLDFEINGFLALPEITRASRNYISTIINGRFIKNYPLVKAIQQGYHTLLPIGRFPIVFLEITMDPLLVDVNVHPSKLEVRLSKEAELNELITNGIKDVFRQQQLIPSVDIPKTKTVKTTDHQQQFSFEHHAEAVAKTEPILYDSVKSSIVKETMNTQQTEAEPFYPMDNNATEEDHDEIETEVHEHIMHVSQMEPNHIEQPQNDEEEIVFQQENRVPPLYPIGQMHGTYILAQNDQGLFIIDQHAAQERIKYEFYREKVGQVHSEVQELLVPLTFEYSNVEAMIIEEHLDTLAGVGIFLEPFGRNSYIVRSHPQWFPKGDEAITIEEIIQQVLDDKKINIKKLREEAAIMMSCKASIKANHHLRNDEIFALLETLRKSSDPFTCPHGRPIIVHYSTYEMEKMFKRVM; encoded by the coding sequence ATGGGGAAAATAATACGTCTAGACGATATGCTTTCAAACAAAATTGCAGCTGGTGAAGTAGTTGAGCGACCTGCATCAGTTGTCAAAGAATTGCTGGAAAATGCAATTGATGCAAATAGTACAGTTGTTGAAATTGATATTGAGGAAGCTGGCTTAAGTAAAATCCGAATTGTTGATAATGGAGACGGAATTGAACCAGATGATTGCCTTAATGCTTTTCATCGTCACGCTACAAGTAAAATAAAAGATGAGAATGACCTGTTCAGAATAAGAACATTAGGCTTCAGGGGTGAGGCTTTACCAAGTATCGCCTCAGTTTCGTTATTAGAAATGAAGACAAGCACAGGAGAAGGGGCAGGTACACATCTTATCTTAACCGGCGGAAAGATTGAAAAACATGAGTCAACCTCCAGTAGAAAAGGAACTGACATCACAGTAAGAAATCTTTTTTTTAATACCCCTGCACGATTAAAATATATGAAAACTGTACACACAGAGCTAGGAAACATTTCAGATATCGTCAATCGAATAGCCCTTGCTCATCCTGAAGTTTCCATTCGATTAGTTCATAATGGAAAGAAGCTTCTTCATACAACCGGGAATGGAGATGTTCGTCAAGTCTTAGCTTCAATCTATGGACTTTCAATAGCGAAAAAAATGAAAAAACTATCTTTAGAATCATTAGATTTTGAGATTAATGGTTTTTTAGCATTACCTGAAATAACACGTGCTTCCCGAAATTATATTTCTACCATTATTAATGGTCGCTTTATTAAAAATTATCCTTTAGTAAAGGCAATTCAACAAGGATACCATACATTGCTGCCAATCGGGCGTTTTCCTATCGTCTTCTTAGAAATCACCATGGACCCATTACTAGTAGATGTGAATGTACATCCATCAAAGCTTGAAGTACGACTCAGTAAGGAAGCGGAACTAAATGAATTAATTACAAATGGAATTAAGGATGTGTTTAGGCAGCAACAGTTGATACCATCAGTAGACATTCCAAAAACAAAAACGGTGAAAACAACTGACCATCAACAACAATTTTCATTTGAACACCATGCTGAAGCAGTGGCGAAAACTGAGCCCATTTTGTATGATTCTGTAAAAAGTTCAATTGTAAAAGAAACGATGAACACGCAGCAGACCGAAGCAGAGCCGTTTTACCCAATGGATAACAATGCAACAGAAGAAGATCATGATGAAATAGAAACAGAAGTGCATGAACATATTATGCATGTTTCTCAAATGGAGCCTAATCATATTGAACAACCTCAGAATGATGAAGAGGAAATTGTTTTTCAGCAGGAAAATCGAGTTCCTCCGCTATATCCAATAGGTCAAATGCATGGAACATATATATTGGCGCAAAATGATCAAGGACTCTTTATTATTGATCAACATGCAGCACAGGAACGTATTAAGTATGAATTCTATCGTGAAAAAGTTGGTCAAGTTCATTCTGAGGTTCAGGAGCTATTAGTTCCATTAACGTTTGAGTATTCCAATGTTGAAGCAATGATTATTGAAGAACACTTAGATACTTTAGCAGGCGTTGGGATTTTTCTAGAACCTTTTGGTCGTAACAGTTATATTGTGCGCTCACATCCACAATGGTTTCCTAAAGGTGATGAAGCCATAACAATTGAGGAAATCATTCAGCAAGTGCTTGATGATAAGAAAATTAATATTAAAAAGCTTCGAGAAGAAGCGGCCATTATGATGAGTTGTAAAGCATCCATTAAGGCCAATCATCACTTGAGAAATGATGAGATATTCGCCTTATTGGAGACGTTAAGAAAGTCATCGGACCCATTTACATGCCCGCATGGACGGCCAATTATTGTTCATTATTCTACGTATGAAATGGAAAAGATGTTTAAGCGTGTAATGTAG
- the hflX gene encoding GTPase HflX → MNNTVDSLKEKVLLAGCQLQTMDDEHFQYSMEELASLTKTANGEVLIQLTQKRERPHPATYIGKGKVDELLNIVEELSPDIVIFNDELSPSQLRNLSAILDVRIIDRTQLILDIFAQRAKSKEGKLQVELAQLQYLLPRLSGQGISLSRQGGGIGTRGPGETQLETDRRHIRNRINEIKQQLSAVVRHRNRYRERRKKNQAFQIALVGYTNAGKSTIFNRLTTAGSFEEDLLFATLDPMTRKVLLPSTYQALITDTVGFIQDLPTTLVAAFRSTLEEVKEADLILHVVDSSNDDYSNHEETVYKLLDQLEVTDKPILTVYNKKDNAPNSFVPSPSADYVKITAFDKKDLEHLLAKVESIAKGSMKHYSILVPSNEGRLISQLKTESLIVQLQFNEEREMYEIEGFVLPEHSINSQLEKFNGEG, encoded by the coding sequence TTGAATAATACAGTAGACTCACTTAAAGAAAAGGTTTTATTAGCCGGGTGTCAGTTACAAACGATGGATGATGAACACTTTCAGTATTCGATGGAAGAGCTCGCTTCATTAACAAAAACAGCAAATGGGGAAGTTCTCATTCAATTAACTCAAAAACGAGAGAGACCACATCCTGCTACATATATTGGAAAAGGAAAAGTTGATGAATTATTAAATATAGTTGAAGAGCTTAGTCCTGATATTGTCATTTTTAATGATGAATTATCACCAAGTCAGCTTAGAAATTTATCAGCGATTTTAGATGTGAGGATTATTGATCGTACACAGTTGATATTAGATATCTTTGCTCAACGTGCAAAGTCTAAAGAAGGAAAGCTTCAAGTTGAACTGGCACAACTCCAATACTTACTCCCAAGATTATCAGGTCAAGGTATCTCCCTGTCACGGCAAGGCGGAGGAATTGGAACAAGAGGTCCTGGTGAAACTCAATTGGAAACTGATCGTCGACATATACGAAATCGAATTAATGAAATTAAACAACAGCTTTCGGCCGTAGTTCGTCATAGAAATCGTTATCGGGAGCGTCGTAAGAAAAACCAGGCGTTTCAAATTGCATTAGTTGGCTATACAAACGCTGGTAAATCAACAATTTTTAATCGATTAACAACAGCAGGAAGTTTTGAAGAAGATCTTTTATTTGCTACTTTAGATCCGATGACACGCAAGGTGTTGTTACCTTCAACATATCAAGCATTAATTACAGACACTGTTGGATTTATTCAAGACCTTCCAACTACACTTGTTGCAGCTTTTCGCTCAACATTGGAGGAGGTAAAGGAAGCTGATCTTATTCTCCATGTAGTGGATAGCTCTAATGATGACTATTCCAACCATGAAGAAACAGTTTATAAACTTTTAGATCAACTCGAGGTAACAGATAAGCCGATTTTAACAGTTTATAATAAAAAGGATAATGCTCCAAATTCATTTGTACCGTCTCCTTCTGCTGATTATGTAAAAATTACAGCATTTGACAAAAAAGATTTAGAACATTTATTAGCTAAAGTTGAATCGATTGCTAAGGGATCTATGAAACACTATTCCATCCTTGTACCATCAAATGAAGGGAGATTAATTTCTCAATTAAAAACAGAGTCATTAATTGTACAATTACAGTTTAATGAGGAAAGAGAAATGTATGAAATTGAGGGGTTTGTTCTGCCTGAACATTCAATTAATTCACAACTAGAGAAGTTTAACGGAGAGGGTTAA
- a CDS encoding methionine gamma-lyase family protein, with product MFNFLKYGEKLAPIVENVEKKIQSIHLEIDKMSELNQFKVLKSFQHHRVSDSHFMPSTGYGYDDIGRDTLEKVYADVFGGEAGLVRPQIISGTHAISIALFGVLRPGDELLYITGKPYDTLEEIVGIRGSGVGSLKEFQIGYQTVELMDNGAVDYEAVKHAITNKTKMIGIQRSKGYATRPSFTIAEIREMINFVKSLKEDIVIFVDNCYGEFVEQLEPCHVGADLMAGSLIKNPGGGLAKTGGYLVGKQELIEACSYRMTSPGIGAEAGASLYSLQEMYQGFFLAPHVVGQALKGAVFTSAFLEELGLKTSPMWNSKRTDLIQSVQFDDPDMMVAFCQAIQYSSPINSHVTPYPNYMPGYEDDVIMAAGTFIQGASIELSADGPLRAPYVAYVQGGLTYTHVKIAVCSAVDSLLDKNLISIVS from the coding sequence ATGTTTAATTTTTTGAAATATGGTGAAAAGCTCGCACCGATAGTTGAAAATGTAGAAAAAAAGATACAATCTATTCATTTAGAAATAGACAAAATGAGTGAACTGAATCAATTCAAGGTTTTAAAAAGCTTTCAACATCATAGAGTTAGTGACTCTCACTTTATGCCATCTACAGGCTACGGCTATGACGATATAGGAAGGGATACACTGGAAAAGGTTTATGCAGATGTGTTTGGCGGTGAAGCAGGATTAGTTCGACCGCAAATTATCTCGGGCACTCATGCCATATCCATCGCGCTGTTTGGAGTTTTAAGACCAGGTGATGAACTTCTATATATCACAGGCAAGCCGTATGACACGCTTGAAGAAATTGTAGGAATAAGAGGTAGTGGGGTCGGATCTTTAAAAGAATTCCAAATCGGTTATCAAACTGTTGAATTAATGGATAATGGAGCAGTTGATTATGAAGCAGTGAAACATGCTATTACAAACAAAACCAAAATGATTGGAATCCAAAGATCAAAAGGATATGCAACAAGACCATCGTTTACAATAGCAGAAATAAGAGAAATGATAAATTTTGTTAAATCTTTAAAAGAAGATATTGTCATTTTCGTAGATAACTGCTATGGTGAATTTGTAGAACAATTAGAACCTTGTCATGTTGGTGCAGATTTAATGGCCGGATCACTAATTAAAAATCCTGGCGGAGGACTTGCTAAAACAGGAGGTTATCTTGTAGGAAAGCAAGAGCTAATTGAAGCTTGCTCATATCGCATGACATCTCCGGGAATAGGAGCCGAAGCTGGAGCATCTTTATATAGTCTGCAGGAAATGTACCAGGGTTTCTTCTTAGCTCCACATGTAGTGGGACAAGCTTTGAAAGGAGCGGTATTCACATCCGCATTCTTAGAGGAACTTGGGTTAAAGACAAGCCCGATGTGGAACAGTAAGAGAACGGACTTAATACAGTCTGTTCAATTTGATGATCCTGACATGATGGTTGCATTTTGTCAAGCAATTCAATATTCTTCACCTATTAATTCTCATGTAACACCATATCCGAATTATATGCCTGGGTATGAAGATGATGTCATAATGGCAGCAGGTACGTTTATACAAGGAGCTAGCATTGAGTTGTCTGCAGATGGACCACTCAGGGCGCCTTATGTCGCATATGTCCAAGGCGGCCTTACATACACTCATGTGAAGATTGCAGTTTGTTCAGCAGTCGATTCTTTACTAGACAAAAACTTAATCTCAATTGTTAGTTAA
- a CDS encoding MerR family transcriptional regulator, with translation MSDNIRRSMPLFPIGIVMQLTDLSARQIRYYEENELIFPARTESNRRLFSFNDVDKLLEIRNLIEQGVNLAGIKEIFSRKSTHNEEKQEQPKTVEKPDLSDSELRKLLKSELMQAGRFNRPTLRHGDMSRFFH, from the coding sequence ATGAGTGATAATATTCGACGCTCAATGCCCCTATTTCCTATTGGAATTGTTATGCAGCTCACTGATTTATCTGCAAGGCAAATTCGTTATTACGAGGAAAATGAATTGATCTTTCCAGCTAGAACGGAGAGCAATCGAAGATTATTTTCTTTTAACGATGTAGATAAATTATTGGAGATTCGTAATCTGATTGAGCAGGGTGTGAACCTAGCGGGAATTAAAGAAATTTTCTCTCGTAAAAGTACACATAATGAAGAAAAACAAGAGCAACCTAAAACGGTTGAAAAACCTGATCTTAGCGATTCAGAATTACGAAAACTTCTTAAATCCGAGCTTATGCAGGCAGGTCGTTTTAATCGGCCTACATTAAGACATGGAGACATGTCAAGATTCTTCCATTAA